One part of the Sphingobacterium sp. LZ7M1 genome encodes these proteins:
- a CDS encoding metallophosphoesterase, with translation MNFNRRNFLKGLGLIGLGASTPAYAEKLILNQNEAFSLACPPYLQNLNAETVTICAIFNKPCLAWVEVLDAKNKTVKSIYQVEDGMRNANTDLFKFKVNHKNGQLKYKVVGKEISKFEPYKIEYAGTIQSEPFEITVPLPKQDSIQCLILNDIHEDKESYAFLFDKSKLAKKDLVFLNGDSFHYVSNQTDLTEKLLKPIGNKFASTTPFLMIRGNHETRGSFARDYKKYFDYPENKFYQAFRMGPIYWIILDSGEDKPDDHEVYAGTVDYDNYRLEQKAWLSKVLQSKERKEAKHTLVVTHIPFHHSDDWHGTKHNFECFHSILNDNKVDAVISGHTHKYSFHPPDNSHNYYVIIGGGPKAGNRTYVDITAQGKALQVSLNLDDGSTINRFSKNG, from the coding sequence ATGAACTTTAATAGAAGAAATTTCCTGAAAGGATTAGGATTAATTGGTTTAGGAGCCAGTACCCCTGCCTATGCAGAAAAACTGATCCTTAATCAGAACGAAGCCTTTTCGCTCGCCTGTCCACCCTACTTACAGAACCTGAATGCCGAGACTGTAACCATCTGTGCGATATTCAACAAACCATGCCTCGCTTGGGTTGAAGTCCTGGATGCCAAAAACAAAACCGTCAAATCCATTTATCAGGTAGAGGACGGAATGCGAAACGCAAATACCGACCTTTTTAAATTCAAGGTAAACCATAAGAACGGTCAGTTGAAATACAAGGTGGTAGGAAAGGAAATCAGTAAATTCGAACCCTATAAAATTGAATATGCTGGAACCATTCAATCGGAACCTTTTGAGATTACTGTTCCTCTACCGAAACAGGATAGCATACAATGTTTGATCCTGAATGACATACATGAGGATAAAGAAAGCTATGCCTTCCTTTTTGATAAGAGTAAATTGGCTAAAAAGGATTTGGTATTCCTAAATGGCGACTCCTTCCATTATGTAAGCAACCAAACTGACCTGACCGAAAAACTATTGAAGCCTATTGGAAACAAATTTGCAAGTACCACCCCTTTCCTCATGATACGAGGTAACCATGAAACTAGAGGAAGCTTCGCCAGAGACTACAAAAAGTATTTTGATTACCCAGAAAACAAGTTTTACCAAGCATTTCGCATGGGGCCAATCTATTGGATTATTCTGGACAGTGGTGAGGATAAACCTGACGACCATGAAGTATATGCCGGCACCGTGGATTACGACAATTACCGACTGGAGCAAAAGGCATGGTTATCCAAGGTGCTGCAATCTAAGGAACGTAAGGAAGCGAAACATACCCTTGTCGTAACCCACATCCCCTTCCATCATTCGGATGATTGGCATGGAACCAAGCATAACTTTGAATGTTTCCACAGCATATTGAATGATAATAAGGTTGATGCCGTAATTTCAGGACATACACATAAATACAGTTTCCATCCACCCGATAATTCCCATAATTATTATGTGATAATTGGCGGTGGTCCAAAAGCAGGAAATAGAACCTATGTGGACATCACAGCCCAAGGTAAAGCCCTTCAGGTCTCCTTGAACCTTGATGATGGAAGCACCATCAATAGATTTTCAAAAAATGGATGA
- the nth gene encoding endonuclease III yields the protein MLIKERYKAFVEYFSTHNPDAQTELNYGNPFELLIAVILSAQCTDKRINQVTPALFERYPDPESLAASSPDEVFTYIRSVSYPNNKAKHLVGMAQKLLSEFHGEIPEKVEDLVKLPGVGRKTANVISSVVFHNPAMAVDTHVFRVADRIGLTNKATTPLAAEKQLVKHLPKDTIAMAHHWLILHGRYICLARSPKCVICPISYFCRYFERNKKAKLVHKD from the coding sequence ATGCTGATAAAAGAACGTTATAAGGCTTTTGTTGAATATTTTTCTACCCACAATCCTGACGCACAGACAGAACTGAATTATGGCAATCCATTTGAATTGCTCATTGCGGTTATTCTTTCTGCTCAATGTACAGACAAAAGGATAAATCAGGTGACTCCTGCCCTATTTGAGCGATATCCCGATCCTGAATCCTTAGCGGCTAGCTCCCCTGATGAAGTGTTCACTTATATCAGATCGGTAAGCTATCCCAACAACAAAGCGAAACACTTGGTTGGTATGGCTCAAAAACTCCTCAGTGAATTCCACGGAGAAATTCCGGAGAAGGTCGAAGACTTGGTCAAACTTCCAGGTGTAGGCCGCAAAACTGCCAATGTCATTTCTTCTGTGGTATTCCATAACCCAGCCATGGCTGTAGATACACACGTGTTCCGGGTGGCTGATCGAATAGGATTGACCAATAAGGCAACAACGCCACTGGCTGCAGAAAAACAATTGGTCAAACATTTACCTAAAGATACCATAGCCATGGCACATCATTGGCTAATCTTACATGGTCGATATATATGCCTGGCAAGATCCCCTAAATGCGTTATTTGCCCCATCTCCTATTTTTGCAGATATTTTGAACGGAATAAAAAAGCAAAATTAGTCCACAAAGATTAA
- a CDS encoding ABC transporter ATP-binding protein: MIEIKDIIKSYNGIRVLNIPSLHIGKGESIGLVGNNGAGKTTLFSLILDLIQPDSGEILLNDIPVHGQDGWKKFTTAFIDDSFLIGYLTPEEYFYFLGELRGMNKSDVDKLLAEYGEFFNGEVLNKKVYVRDLSKGNQKKVGIVGTLIGNPELIILDEPFANLDPTTQFRLKKLIAKIRENKDVTLLISSHDLSHTVETADRIIALSMGLIVKDGVKTEETLAELNSFFAVE, encoded by the coding sequence ATGATTGAGATAAAGGATATAATAAAAAGCTATAATGGAATTCGGGTTTTGAATATCCCGAGTTTACATATTGGAAAAGGGGAGAGCATAGGGTTGGTCGGAAACAATGGAGCTGGGAAAACAACTCTGTTTAGTTTGATTTTGGATCTGATCCAACCTGATTCAGGCGAGATATTGTTGAATGATATACCAGTCCATGGACAAGACGGTTGGAAGAAATTTACCACGGCTTTTATTGATGATAGCTTCCTGATTGGATACCTAACTCCCGAGGAATATTTCTATTTTCTAGGTGAGTTACGAGGAATGAACAAAAGTGATGTAGATAAGCTTTTAGCGGAGTATGGAGAGTTTTTTAATGGTGAAGTTTTGAATAAGAAGGTCTATGTGCGTGACCTTTCTAAGGGAAACCAAAAAAAGGTTGGTATCGTCGGGACACTCATTGGAAATCCTGAATTGATTATTTTGGATGAACCCTTTGCAAACCTAGATCCAACTACACAATTTAGGTTGAAAAAGCTGATTGCTAAAATAAGGGAAAATAAGGATGTAACTCTTTTGATTTCCAGTCATGACCTTTCCCATACCGTTGAAACCGCAGATCGGATCATTGCTTTGAGTATGGGGTTGATCGTTAAGGATGGTGTCAAAACGGAAGAAACATTGGCAGAGTTGAATTCATTCTTTGCTGTTGAATAA
- a CDS encoding S8 family peptidase, whose translation MIGTNKFLCYLALGILPTLGFSQDKTATPPANWYNLDFQKDGVMGISTEKAQELLKGKKATPVVVAVLDGGVDIQHEDLKDVLWTNPKEIPGNGKDDDGNGYIDDVHGWNFIGGKDGLNVNQDNLEVTRLIRIYEPKYISVLPSTPLSEKERREFVAYQKMITDYTSKMEEASFGKLNYGRLKNEVDAVVKKIGKAPKDITKADLDAFQAEGDQQKMAIRIAKKELDNGSFEKFYTDIEDAVKYFTDQVDSHLNKEFDPRHVVGDDYEDASQRNYGNPDVKGPDAEHGTHVAGIIGAKRNNNKGVNGVADHVQIMAVRLVPNGDERDKDVANGIRYAVDNGAKVINMSFGKGYAYNKKAVDEAIKYAESKDVLLVHAAGNDAQDNDIEKNYPTKYFTDSVDAVVGEAKNWITVGATGLKQDADLLANFSNYGYRSVDVFAPGVKINSTIPESKYKENQGTSMAAPVVAGLAAMIRAYYPSLTAEQVKEVIMKSVTKVDQKVKIKKDGNSKRVYLDEISVSGGIVNAYNAIVEANKLVSEKK comes from the coding sequence ATGATAGGAACAAATAAATTTCTGTGCTATTTAGCTTTAGGAATTCTTCCAACCCTTGGATTTAGCCAAGATAAGACTGCCACTCCCCCAGCAAACTGGTATAATCTTGATTTTCAAAAAGACGGTGTCATGGGTATCAGTACTGAAAAAGCCCAAGAACTTTTAAAAGGCAAAAAAGCAACGCCTGTTGTTGTGGCTGTACTAGATGGTGGTGTGGATATTCAACACGAAGATTTAAAGGATGTATTATGGACCAATCCAAAGGAAATCCCTGGAAACGGCAAAGATGATGATGGCAATGGCTATATCGATGATGTACATGGATGGAACTTTATTGGCGGTAAAGATGGATTGAATGTTAATCAAGACAATTTAGAGGTAACCCGTCTGATCCGTATCTACGAACCTAAATACATTTCCGTATTACCAAGTACACCTCTTTCTGAAAAGGAAAGAAGAGAGTTCGTGGCCTACCAAAAAATGATCACAGACTATACTTCTAAAATGGAAGAAGCTTCATTCGGCAAGTTGAACTATGGCCGTCTTAAAAATGAAGTGGATGCTGTAGTGAAAAAAATCGGCAAAGCGCCTAAAGATATTACCAAAGCAGATTTGGACGCTTTCCAAGCAGAAGGTGATCAACAAAAGATGGCCATTAGGATCGCAAAAAAAGAACTTGACAATGGTTCATTCGAGAAATTCTACACGGACATAGAGGATGCTGTAAAATACTTTACCGATCAGGTCGATTCCCATTTAAACAAAGAGTTTGATCCTAGACACGTGGTAGGCGACGACTACGAAGATGCTTCCCAACGCAATTATGGAAACCCAGATGTAAAAGGTCCAGATGCTGAACACGGAACTCACGTTGCCGGTATTATCGGCGCAAAACGCAATAACAATAAAGGCGTCAACGGTGTTGCGGATCATGTACAGATCATGGCTGTTCGCCTGGTTCCTAATGGTGATGAACGCGACAAAGATGTGGCCAATGGTATCCGCTATGCTGTAGATAATGGCGCAAAAGTAATTAACATGAGTTTCGGTAAAGGTTATGCATACAATAAAAAGGCTGTGGACGAAGCCATTAAATATGCTGAATCTAAAGATGTATTACTTGTTCATGCCGCTGGTAATGATGCTCAGGATAATGATATAGAGAAAAACTACCCAACCAAATATTTTACCGATAGTGTAGATGCCGTTGTTGGTGAAGCCAAGAACTGGATCACTGTTGGTGCAACAGGACTGAAACAGGACGCTGATCTATTAGCAAACTTCTCAAACTATGGTTACCGCAGCGTGGATGTTTTTGCACCCGGTGTTAAGATCAACTCGACTATCCCAGAGTCTAAATACAAAGAAAACCAAGGTACCAGTATGGCTGCCCCTGTTGTTGCAGGCTTAGCAGCAATGATCCGTGCATATTACCCTTCATTGACTGCCGAGCAAGTTAAAGAGGTCATCATGAAGAGCGTAACTAAGGTTGACCAAAAGGTTAAGATCAAAAAAGATGGCAATTCAAAACGCGTGTATTTGGATGAAATCAGTGTAAGCGGAGGTATTGTGAATGCTTATAATGCTATTGTAGAGGCTAATAAATTAGTTTCAGAAAAAAAGTAA
- a CDS encoding S9 family peptidase translates to MKDKYVIGLILSIMISSCSSDNKIQKEPVSWPDAMAPIAEEIAHERIIHGDTVADPYYWMIDYFKKGPDSSKVVAYLEAENKYTEAMMKDTESFQDILFKEMKGRIKETDESVPYLRNGYYYYQRTEEGKQYFKLCRKKGSLDAKEEVLLDVDKMAEGFAYYAIGGATVSPDNKLLAFSVDTVSRREYVIQFKNLETGELLADKIVRTSGAAVWASDNKTIFYTSKNPVTLLSEKIKRHALGTDAASDAVVYEEKDNTNYIGVSKSKNDQYIFIYSGGTLSSETRYIKADEPNAEFKVFQARMKDVLYDVTPLADKFLIVTNDNAQNFKVMETPLDKTAKENWKEYIPHRKDVLVQGIDEFADYVAISERKNGLTQLAIRNLKDNSQHYLDFGEAAYTVYPSTNAEYNTDVLRYGYTSMVTPSSTFDYNMKTKEKTLMKQQEVLGGYEMKNYVTERVMAKSTDGTEVPISIVYKKGTKKDGTAPLLLYAYGSYGNSMDPSFSSSRLSLLDRGFIYALAHIRGGEEMGRQWYEDGKMMKKKNTFTDFIDCGKYLIDQKFTAKEHLYAQGGSAGGLLMGAVINMSPEIWNGVIAQVPFVDVVNTMLDESIPLTTNEYDEWGNPNNKEAYDYMKSYSPYENIEAKEYPNLLVTTGLHDSQVQYFEPAKWVAKMRATKKGNNVILLKTDMDYGHGGASGRFDYLKDVALSYAFLFKLEGITK, encoded by the coding sequence ATGAAAGATAAATATGTAATTGGTTTAATATTGTCAATCATGATATCATCCTGTTCATCAGATAACAAAATACAGAAAGAGCCAGTGAGTTGGCCCGATGCAATGGCGCCTATTGCCGAAGAAATAGCCCATGAAAGAATAATCCATGGAGATACGGTCGCTGACCCCTATTATTGGATGATAGATTATTTCAAAAAAGGACCAGATTCTTCGAAGGTTGTGGCTTATCTGGAAGCGGAGAATAAATATACAGAGGCCATGATGAAGGATACGGAATCTTTTCAGGATATCCTTTTCAAAGAGATGAAGGGTCGGATCAAAGAAACCGATGAAAGTGTCCCATATTTGAGAAACGGGTATTACTACTATCAAAGAACGGAAGAGGGGAAACAATACTTTAAGCTGTGCCGCAAGAAAGGCAGCCTAGATGCCAAAGAAGAAGTATTGTTAGATGTGGATAAGATGGCTGAAGGCTTTGCCTATTATGCCATTGGTGGTGCTACGGTGAGTCCGGACAATAAATTGCTAGCCTTTTCGGTAGACACGGTTTCCAGGAGAGAGTACGTCATTCAGTTTAAGAACCTGGAAACAGGCGAACTTTTAGCCGATAAAATTGTCAGGACTTCTGGTGCTGCTGTTTGGGCATCTGATAATAAAACGATTTTCTATACTTCCAAAAATCCTGTGACCTTATTGAGTGAAAAAATAAAGCGTCATGCCTTGGGTACTGATGCGGCATCGGATGCAGTGGTATATGAGGAAAAGGATAATACCAACTATATAGGGGTAAGTAAGTCCAAGAACGATCAATACATCTTTATCTATTCAGGAGGTACATTAAGTTCGGAGACCAGGTACATTAAAGCTGATGAGCCCAATGCGGAGTTCAAGGTATTCCAAGCCAGAATGAAGGATGTGCTCTATGATGTGACGCCATTGGCAGATAAATTTTTGATTGTTACCAATGATAATGCCCAGAACTTTAAGGTGATGGAAACGCCATTGGATAAGACGGCTAAAGAAAACTGGAAGGAATATATCCCACACAGAAAGGATGTCTTGGTACAGGGGATCGATGAGTTTGCGGATTATGTAGCCATATCTGAAAGGAAAAATGGCTTGACGCAATTGGCCATCAGGAACCTTAAGGATAATTCTCAGCATTACCTTGATTTTGGTGAAGCTGCCTATACGGTTTATCCGAGCACAAACGCAGAATACAATACCGATGTATTACGATATGGATATACTTCCATGGTCACTCCATCGTCTACATTTGACTATAATATGAAGACCAAAGAAAAGACCTTGATGAAGCAACAAGAGGTACTTGGCGGTTATGAAATGAAGAATTATGTGACGGAGCGTGTAATGGCCAAGTCTACAGATGGTACGGAAGTTCCAATTTCTATCGTCTATAAGAAGGGCACCAAGAAAGATGGAACTGCTCCATTGTTGTTGTATGCATACGGTTCCTATGGTAATTCCATGGACCCAAGCTTCAGTTCTTCGAGATTGTCTCTTTTGGACCGAGGTTTTATCTATGCATTAGCGCATATTCGTGGTGGTGAGGAAATGGGAAGACAGTGGTATGAGGATGGGAAAATGATGAAAAAGAAAAATACGTTCACTGATTTTATTGACTGTGGCAAGTATTTGATCGATCAGAAGTTTACAGCCAAGGAGCATCTTTATGCCCAAGGCGGAAGTGCGGGCGGATTATTGATGGGTGCCGTGATCAATATGTCGCCAGAAATCTGGAATGGAGTGATTGCGCAGGTTCCATTTGTCGATGTAGTGAATACCATGTTGGATGAAAGCATTCCATTGACGACGAATGAATATGATGAATGGGGAAATCCCAACAATAAAGAAGCATACGATTATATGAAATCATATTCTCCATATGAAAACATTGAAGCGAAAGAATATCCAAACCTATTGGTTACCACTGGGCTCCATGATAGTCAGGTGCAGTATTTTGAGCCTGCAAAATGGGTAGCGAAAATGCGTGCAACCAAGAAAGGTAACAATGTCATCCTATTGAAAACGGATATGGATTATGGACATGGTGGCGCATCGGGAAGGTTTGATTACTTAAAAGATGTGGCATTGAGTTATGCATTCCTATTTAAGTTGGAGGGAATTACCAAATAA
- the recA gene encoding recombinase RecA, translating into MSNSDKLKALQLTLDKLEKNYGKGTIMKLGDTAVEPIEAISTGSLGLDIALGIGGVPKGRIIEIYGPESSGKTTLATHIVAEAQKKGGIAAIIDAEHAFDKYYAQKLGVDIENLLISQPDNGEQALEIADNLIRSGAIDVIVIDSVAALVPKGEIEGEMGESKMGLQARLMSQALRKLTGTISKTNCCCIFINQLREKIGVMFGNPETTTGGNALKFYASVRLDIRRTSQIKDSDEVSGNRVKVKIVKNKVAPPFRIAEFDIMFGEGISKVGEIIDLGVEYGIVKKSGSWFSYGDTKLGQGRDAVKTLLLDNPDLMDELKHKIRAEVSGQDLDQAAIREED; encoded by the coding sequence ATGAGCAACTCAGACAAACTAAAAGCCTTACAGCTTACATTAGATAAATTAGAAAAGAACTACGGAAAAGGTACCATCATGAAATTAGGTGATACAGCTGTTGAACCTATCGAGGCTATCTCTACAGGTTCCTTAGGCTTAGATATCGCTTTAGGTATTGGTGGTGTACCAAAAGGACGTATCATCGAGATCTATGGTCCTGAATCTTCTGGTAAGACTACTTTAGCCACTCATATTGTAGCAGAAGCACAGAAAAAAGGTGGTATCGCAGCAATCATTGATGCGGAACACGCTTTTGATAAATATTATGCCCAAAAGCTTGGGGTTGATATCGAGAACCTTTTAATCTCTCAACCAGACAATGGTGAGCAAGCATTAGAGATTGCAGATAACTTGATCCGTTCCGGAGCTATCGACGTTATCGTGATTGACTCCGTTGCAGCTTTGGTTCCTAAAGGCGAGATTGAAGGTGAAATGGGTGAATCCAAAATGGGTCTTCAGGCACGTTTAATGTCTCAGGCTTTACGTAAGTTGACCGGTACCATTTCTAAAACCAACTGTTGTTGTATCTTCATCAACCAATTGCGCGAGAAAATCGGTGTAATGTTTGGTAACCCTGAAACGACTACTGGTGGTAATGCCCTGAAATTCTATGCTTCCGTACGTTTAGATATCCGTCGTACTTCACAGATCAAAGATTCTGATGAGGTATCAGGTAACCGCGTAAAAGTGAAGATCGTGAAAAATAAAGTTGCCCCTCCTTTCCGTATCGCTGAATTTGACATTATGTTTGGTGAAGGTATATCCAAAGTTGGTGAGATCATTGACTTAGGGGTGGAATACGGAATCGTCAAAAAATCTGGTTCATGGTTCAGCTATGGTGATACGAAATTGGGACAAGGTCGTGATGCAGTGAAAACCTTACTGTTAGACAATCCAGATTTAATGGATGAACTAAAACACAAAATCAGAGCTGAAGTAAGTGGTCAAGATCTTGATCAAGCCGCTATCAGGGAAGAAGATTAA
- a CDS encoding DUF5687 family protein, with the protein MFKRLFLLEWRSFFRSADLGRSLSVRIILGLLGLYFLGSAVTFGVSLHFLIIELFPNQEPIHFVGKFLLYWVFLSFLMRMMMQKLPIQNVKPLLILNIPRSNIVNYTLLKSSNSFWNWMLLAVVVPYLIITARVTDLTNFQLFSWCIAVVGFEFVVNYLNLYIQQNFKNGLLKTLPIMALLVVIFCLDHYSIFSVSGLFGQFFDLVLTYPLLCLVAVVLAILSYFLLYFNVKENMFLDAYLQTERTVVKNYDLSWTNRFGELAPFLQLDMKLIWRSKRARAVIFGCLVFLFYGLFFYPQREGNPTALVFVGVFITGIFVINFGQFVPAWDSTYYAMLMTQNMPIKLYLESKAMLMYISIAIMTVLSTGYFYFGWVVVWVNIACAVYNLGVNVPVILYFGSMNKKRIDLDNGNIFNYQGTGAAQWLVGIPLLIAPIIIWAIAYYAGGINIANITLIVIGLIGVALRNEILNRIAKKYQENKYKILIGFKEVNN; encoded by the coding sequence ATGTTTAAAAGATTGTTTTTATTGGAATGGAGATCTTTTTTCAGGTCGGCTGATCTGGGGAGAAGTTTGTCCGTTAGAATAATTTTGGGCTTACTTGGCCTTTATTTTTTGGGATCTGCAGTGACCTTTGGGGTTAGTTTGCATTTCTTGATCATTGAATTGTTTCCAAATCAGGAACCTATACATTTTGTGGGGAAATTTCTATTGTATTGGGTCTTTTTGAGCTTTTTGATGCGGATGATGATGCAAAAGTTGCCCATTCAAAATGTCAAGCCTTTATTGATCCTGAATATACCGCGGAGTAACATCGTCAATTATACCCTGTTAAAATCCTCCAATTCGTTTTGGAATTGGATGCTGTTGGCTGTTGTTGTTCCCTATCTGATCATTACCGCAAGAGTAACTGATTTAACGAATTTTCAACTGTTTTCATGGTGCATTGCGGTCGTGGGTTTTGAATTTGTTGTGAACTACCTGAATCTTTACATTCAACAAAATTTCAAAAATGGTCTTTTGAAAACGCTGCCCATAATGGCGCTTCTAGTGGTCATATTTTGTTTGGATCACTACAGTATATTCTCTGTTTCAGGACTGTTTGGTCAATTTTTTGATCTTGTCCTGACTTATCCACTATTATGTTTGGTTGCTGTTGTCTTGGCTATTTTGAGTTATTTTCTGTTGTATTTTAATGTGAAAGAGAACATGTTTTTGGATGCTTATCTACAGACAGAAAGGACAGTTGTCAAAAATTATGATCTCTCCTGGACGAATCGTTTTGGAGAATTGGCTCCATTCCTTCAGCTGGACATGAAGTTGATCTGGAGGTCAAAAAGAGCAAGGGCCGTTATTTTTGGTTGTTTGGTATTTTTGTTTTATGGCTTGTTCTTTTACCCACAGCGAGAGGGAAACCCAACTGCATTAGTTTTTGTTGGGGTTTTTATTACCGGAATATTTGTGATCAATTTTGGCCAATTTGTTCCAGCTTGGGATAGTACCTACTATGCGATGCTTATGACTCAAAATATGCCTATCAAATTATATTTGGAATCCAAAGCGATGCTGATGTATATTTCCATTGCGATCATGACCGTGTTGAGTACAGGATACTTTTACTTTGGATGGGTGGTTGTTTGGGTAAATATAGCTTGTGCGGTCTATAATTTAGGGGTCAATGTTCCTGTTATCCTTTATTTCGGAAGTATGAACAAGAAAAGGATCGATCTGGACAATGGAAATATCTTTAACTATCAAGGTACAGGTGCAGCTCAATGGTTAGTTGGTATTCCATTATTGATTGCCCCAATTATCATTTGGGCAATTGCCTATTATGCGGGAGGAATCAACATAGCTAATATTACGCTCATTGTCATTGGCTTAATTGGAGTTGCTTTGCGGAATGAAATATTAAATAGGATCGCTAAGAAATATCAAGAGAATAAATACAAGATATTGATTGGGTTTAAGGAGGTTAATAATTAA
- the pruA gene encoding L-glutamate gamma-semialdehyde dehydrogenase codes for MLKGFFTVPTPTNEPVYSYAPGTKERSLLKEAIAAARATEIDIPMYIGGEEVRTSKKVKITPPHDHKHVLGYFNQGTKENVKEAIDAALAAKNDWENLPWEQRAAIFLKAAELISTKYRYKLNAATMLGQSKNPYQAEIDSACEIADFLRFNVKYMSEIYQQQPPINPKNVWNRVEQRPLEGFVFALTPFNFTAIAGNLPTSAAMMGNVVVWKPANTQIYSANVLMEIFREAGVPAGVINLVYVSGPDAGDVIFKHPDFAGIHFTGSTGVFQDIWKTIGENIHLYKTYPRIVGETGGKDFILAHPSADLDVLNTALVRGAFEFQGQKCSAASRAYVPKSLWKELKEKMERDIKTFKIGGTEDFSNFINAVIDEKAFDKITKYIDRAKESKDAEVVIGGEYDKSKGYFINPTVIVAEKADYETMSEELFGPVLTIYVYDDKKWAETLKLVDTTSIYALTGSIISQDRYAIEEATHYLRNAAGNFYINDKCTGAVVGQQPFGGARGSGTNDKAGSMINLLRWVSPRTIKETFNPDVDYRYPFLSEEL; via the coding sequence ATGTTGAAAGGTTTTTTTACAGTTCCTACGCCAACGAATGAGCCCGTTTACTCATACGCTCCTGGGACTAAAGAAAGAAGTTTATTAAAAGAAGCTATTGCTGCTGCAAGAGCAACAGAAATAGATATCCCGATGTACATTGGAGGCGAAGAAGTTCGCACCAGTAAGAAAGTAAAAATCACACCACCACATGATCACAAACATGTGCTAGGTTATTTTAATCAAGGTACTAAAGAGAATGTCAAGGAAGCGATCGATGCTGCCTTAGCTGCTAAAAACGATTGGGAAAATCTTCCATGGGAACAAAGAGCTGCGATTTTCTTGAAAGCTGCAGAGTTGATCTCTACAAAATATCGCTATAAATTGAATGCTGCAACCATGCTAGGTCAGTCTAAGAACCCGTACCAAGCAGAAATTGATTCAGCATGTGAGATTGCAGATTTCTTGCGCTTCAACGTGAAGTACATGAGCGAAATCTACCAACAACAACCTCCAATCAACCCTAAAAATGTATGGAACAGAGTAGAGCAACGTCCTCTTGAAGGATTCGTGTTTGCATTGACTCCGTTCAACTTTACAGCTATTGCAGGTAATTTACCTACAAGTGCTGCGATGATGGGTAATGTGGTGGTTTGGAAACCAGCAAACACACAGATCTATTCAGCGAATGTGTTGATGGAGATCTTCAGAGAAGCTGGTGTACCTGCAGGTGTGATCAACTTGGTTTATGTATCAGGACCTGATGCTGGTGATGTGATCTTCAAACACCCTGATTTCGCTGGTATACACTTTACAGGTTCAACCGGTGTATTCCAAGATATCTGGAAAACAATTGGTGAGAATATCCACCTTTACAAAACATACCCACGTATCGTAGGTGAAACTGGTGGTAAGGACTTTATCTTAGCTCACCCATCTGCTGATTTAGATGTATTGAATACAGCATTGGTACGTGGCGCATTTGAATTCCAAGGACAGAAATGTTCAGCTGCATCACGTGCTTACGTTCCTAAATCTCTTTGGAAGGAGCTTAAAGAAAAAATGGAGCGTGACATCAAAACCTTCAAAATTGGTGGAACGGAAGATTTCAGCAACTTTATCAATGCGGTTATTGATGAGAAGGCTTTCGATAAGATCACAAAATATATCGATAGAGCCAAAGAGTCTAAAGATGCAGAGGTTGTAATCGGTGGTGAATACGATAAATCTAAAGGTTACTTCATTAACCCAACGGTTATCGTTGCTGAGAAAGCTGATTACGAAACGATGTCAGAAGAATTGTTCGGTCCAGTATTGACAATTTATGTTTATGACGATAAGAAATGGGCTGAAACCTTGAAATTGGTTGATACCACTTCAATCTATGCATTGACGGGTTCTATCATCTCTCAAGACCGTTATGCAATTGAAGAAGCAACTCATTATTTACGTAATGCAGCTGGTAACTTCTATATCAATGATAAATGTACAGGTGCCGTGGTTGGACAACAGCCATTTGGTGGTGCAAGAGGTTCAGGTACCAATGACAAGGCAGGATCTATGATCAACCTATTGCGTTGGGTATCTCCTAGAACGATTAAGGAAACCTTTAATCCAGATGTGGATTACCGTTATCCTTTCTTATCTGAGGAATTATAG